The Candidatus Methylacidiphilales bacterium genome includes the window CGTCGACCAATTCGTTGGAGTAAAAAAGGGCGGTATCGGGGGGAAGTTCCCCCGGGCGGGCCACCCATTGGATCCGGTCGGAAGGCAGAAGCGCTTGCAGGACGGCTTGTTGACGCCCGCGCCAAGCGGACCGGGGCTCGACCAGGCACCAAGAGGCAGCCGCCGCCGCCGCGGGATGATGTTCGTGCAAAGCAGCCAGAACATCACGGGAGAGGGAACCATCGTGCGCCCCCTGTTCGGCCACCGTCCAGCTTCCCGGTCGTCCGAGGGCCTCCCAGACCCCGGCGGCAAAATCCGCCAGAAGACGGCCAAACAGGGGACCCACCGAAACGCTGGTGTAAAAGTCCCCGCGCCGCCCGATCAGCCGGCCGGGGTCGCTGTAATACCCGCATTCGGGGTCGTACAGCGCCATCTCCATGAAAGCGGAGAAAGGCAATGGACCGTCGGAAGCGATACGGTCAGCGAGCAGGCGGGGTAGGGTGGACAGGGGATGCGACATCCGCCCGGAAGGTGCCTCAGGCGCTCTTGTTCCAGTCAAACACGCCCTTCTTGTAAGCGTAGAGATGGCCCACTTCGAGAACCAGGATGAAAGCGGCCATGGACCAGAAAGCGGTCATGCCAATGCCACCCAACAGTTCGCGGAACGCGACCGCCCACGGGTACATGAAGATCACCTCGATGTCGAAGAGGATGAAAATCATGGCCACGAGGTAGAATTTGACCGAAAAACGGCTGGCGCTGGGGCCGATCGGGTCCTTGCCGCACTCATAGGCGGTCGCCTTGGCCTTGGAATCGCGGGCCCGCTTGCCCAGCAGGATCGAGGTCACAATGCCCCCCACGGCGATGGCGAGGGCGAAGGCCAACTGGATCAGGACCGGAAGGTATTCTTGGATCATTCCCCCGGTCTAGACGTGCCCCGGCCCCGCGCAAGCCCGGAATATGGCCCCCGGTCCGCCGGGAAAGGCCTCCAGTGGCCCGGACTCTTGCATTATGCAATGCGAAAAGCCTGTACTGGCCATGGCGATGCGGATTCTTCTTTAGCTCAACAGGCCGATGGAGAAAGCTAACAACCAACGCAGGAGCAAACAACCAGTCATTGACAAACCCCGCACAACAATTGATTTGTCAAACGGCAATCACGGGCTAGACTGACTATAAACTTTATGGCAACCAAAAAAACACGCAAGAAACGGAATCCGAGCATGGCGGGTATCTCCCGCATCGACCAGCCTGAGAAACACAACCACGGCTGGTTTGTGCGCCTGACCCGGCATGGCAAACGCTACTC containing:
- the ndhC gene encoding NADH-quinone oxidoreductase subunit A, which encodes MIQEYLPVLIQLAFALAIAVGGIVTSILLGKRARDSKAKATAYECGKDPIGPSASRFSVKFYLVAMIFILFDIEVIFMYPWAVAFRELLGGIGMTAFWSMAAFILVLEVGHLYAYKKGVFDWNKSA